One Gemmatimonadota bacterium DNA window includes the following coding sequences:
- a CDS encoding UDP-glucose/GDP-mannose dehydrogenase family protein, whose translation MHVGVIGSGYVGLVVGAGLAETGNDVICADIDAAKIERLGKGEIPIYEPGLEPLVQRNLEEGRLRFTTDVGLAVRESAIIFIAVGTPPDEDGSADLQHVLAVAEAIGENMNGEKVIVTKSTVPVGTARRVRETIEQRTRFRVHICSNPEFLKEGAAVDDFMKPDRVVVGVDSEYAQEVLEELYAPFVRTGNPILFMDIASAEITKYAANAMLATRISFMNMIARLCAEVGADVDLVRKGMGTDARIGPAFLFAGCGYGGSCFPKDVRALTRTLQEYGVEAGILESVERVNELQKRWALEAVNQRLGRDLSGLTVAVWGLSFKPDTDDVREAPSLLVVAGLLERGARVQVHDPQALSAARQHFGPRLVYAEHNYDAIDGADALVILTEWKPYRRPDFQRMRALMRQPVIFDGRNLFEPLRMQELGFEYSSIGRRNATPRRAVAVAD comes from the coding sequence ATGCATGTCGGAGTGATCGGGAGCGGCTACGTCGGTCTGGTAGTGGGAGCCGGCCTGGCCGAGACGGGCAATGACGTGATCTGCGCCGATATCGATGCGGCCAAGATCGAGCGTCTGGGCAAGGGCGAGATCCCCATCTATGAGCCGGGCCTCGAGCCGCTGGTGCAGCGGAACCTGGAGGAGGGGCGGCTGCGCTTCACCACGGATGTGGGGCTGGCTGTGCGCGAGTCGGCGATCATCTTCATAGCTGTAGGGACTCCGCCGGACGAGGACGGCAGCGCGGATCTGCAGCACGTGCTCGCGGTCGCCGAAGCCATCGGCGAGAACATGAACGGCGAGAAGGTGATCGTCACCAAGAGCACGGTTCCGGTGGGCACGGCGCGGCGCGTGCGCGAGACCATCGAACAACGCACCAGGTTCCGGGTCCACATCTGCTCGAACCCCGAGTTCCTGAAGGAAGGCGCGGCGGTCGACGACTTCATGAAGCCGGACCGCGTGGTAGTCGGGGTGGATTCCGAGTACGCGCAGGAGGTGCTGGAAGAGCTGTATGCGCCCTTCGTGCGCACGGGGAATCCGATCCTGTTCATGGACATCGCTTCCGCCGAAATCACGAAGTACGCCGCGAACGCCATGCTGGCCACCCGCATCTCGTTCATGAACATGATCGCCCGGCTGTGTGCAGAGGTAGGCGCTGACGTCGACCTGGTGCGCAAAGGCATGGGCACCGACGCGCGCATCGGGCCGGCATTCCTGTTCGCGGGGTGCGGGTACGGCGGGAGCTGCTTCCCCAAGGATGTGAGGGCGCTGACCCGCACACTGCAGGAGTACGGCGTGGAGGCCGGCATCCTGGAATCGGTGGAGCGGGTGAACGAGCTGCAGAAGCGGTGGGCACTCGAGGCGGTGAACCAGCGCTTGGGTCGCGATCTCTCGGGGCTGACCGTGGCGGTGTGGGGGCTCAGCTTCAAGCCGGACACAGACGACGTGCGCGAGGCGCCGTCTCTGCTGGTCGTAGCAGGGTTGCTCGAGCGGGGCGCGCGCGTTCAGGTGCACGACCCGCAGGCGCTGAGCGCCGCCAGGCAGCACTTCGGGCCCCGCCTGGTCTACGCCGAGCATAACTACGACGCCATTGACGGCGCCGATGCGCTTGTGATTCTGACCGAGTGGAAGCCGTACCGCCGGCCAGACTTCCAGCGCATGCGGGCGCTCATGCGCCAGCCCGTCATTTTCGACGGACGCAACCTGTTCGAACCTTTGCGGATGCAGGAGCTGGGCTTCGAGTACTCCAGCATCGGGCGGCGCAACGCGACGCCGCGTCGGGCCGTGGCGGTTGCGGACTGA
- a CDS encoding glycosyltransferase family 39 protein encodes MRRTGSFLAAVGVALLLRALVVAVPGTRLYAPWSGGSDTPAYLTLAQNLNEGKGYTYAGQPTAYRPPGYPLILATAMRLFPVRYMAAVRWLQFLLGLVTVVVCAGLAARLFGGVAGRAALLIGLFTPTLVYVTGEVHSETIAALITAAFLFGVVAQLERPGWHSAAGLGLLVGVGALFRFNSAGFAGVGLLAAARPGTGRAGVGRGLLLLALVALPLVPWVVRNVRVFDGKVLYSTQSGPNAAIALITPGGRTQFDGPAKIVDALGWTALHLETNRPEHRLSLPSESELQEHAWAVARQLWRENGWGMASLSLKKLSDFWLSTDQLLATQSFPPAQRALRAAGVLLHWLLLALAAAGGWALWHSKQTAVRLLIIYAVLLTLVHLPFIMITRYRVPLIDPLLVTLAGGGVVALAQARGRRARGSSALPALEPAPTFAGRSDGS; translated from the coding sequence ATGAGGAGGACGGGCAGCTTCCTGGCGGCCGTGGGCGTGGCCCTGCTGCTGCGGGCGCTGGTTGTGGCCGTGCCGGGAACGCGACTTTACGCCCCGTGGAGCGGCGGCAGCGACACGCCTGCGTACCTCACACTGGCGCAGAATCTGAATGAAGGGAAGGGGTATACGTACGCCGGACAGCCGACTGCGTACCGCCCGCCGGGCTACCCGCTGATCCTGGCCACGGCCATGCGGCTCTTCCCCGTGCGCTACATGGCGGCCGTGCGCTGGCTGCAATTCCTGCTGGGGCTCGTCACCGTGGTGGTTTGCGCTGGTCTCGCCGCTCGGCTGTTTGGCGGGGTGGCGGGCCGGGCCGCGTTGCTGATCGGGCTGTTCACGCCCACACTCGTCTATGTCACGGGCGAGGTCCATTCCGAGACCATTGCGGCACTGATCACGGCGGCCTTCCTGTTCGGGGTGGTGGCGCAACTGGAGCGGCCGGGCTGGCACTCCGCGGCCGGCCTTGGATTGCTGGTGGGAGTGGGTGCGCTCTTCCGCTTCAACAGCGCTGGCTTCGCAGGTGTCGGTCTGCTGGCGGCCGCGCGGCCCGGAACGGGGCGTGCAGGCGTGGGGCGGGGGTTGCTTCTGCTGGCACTGGTGGCGTTGCCGCTCGTGCCCTGGGTGGTGCGCAACGTGCGCGTGTTCGACGGGAAAGTGCTCTACTCGACGCAGAGCGGCCCGAACGCGGCGATCGCATTGATCACGCCCGGGGGCCGGACCCAGTTTGATGGGCCGGCCAAGATCGTGGACGCGCTGGGCTGGACGGCGCTGCACCTGGAGACCAACCGGCCCGAGCACCGCCTGTCCTTGCCCTCGGAGTCCGAGCTGCAGGAGCACGCCTGGGCGGTGGCCAGGCAACTCTGGCGGGAGAATGGGTGGGGCATGGCTTCTCTTAGCTTGAAGAAGCTGAGCGATTTCTGGCTGAGCACGGACCAGCTCCTGGCGACGCAATCCTTCCCACCTGCGCAGCGCGCACTCCGCGCGGCCGGCGTGCTGCTACACTGGCTGCTGCTCGCCCTGGCGGCGGCAGGCGGTTGGGCGCTCTGGCACAGCAAGCAGACCGCCGTGCGACTGCTGATCATCTACGCCGTGCTTCTCACGCTCGTGCACCTTCCGTTCATCATGATCACCCGGTACCGCGTCCCGCTGATCGACCCCTTGCTGGTGACGCTGGCTGGCGGCGGCGTAGTCGCGCTGGCCCAGGCACGGGGCCGGCGTGCGCGAGGCTCCTCGGCCTTGCCTGCCCTGGAGCCGGCCCCTACCTTCGCCGGCCGCTCTGACGGGTCCTGA
- a CDS encoding SDR family oxidoreductase has product MRYLVTGGAGFIGSHLAEELVNAGHRVVVLDDFSTGTRENLATVLEALELVEGSIVDPEVCARASAGADVVFHQAALPSVPRSVREPHTTHEVNATGTLNLLVAARDAGVRRVVYAGSSSAYGNAPELPKREDMEAAPLSPYAASKLAGEMYCRAFYEAYGLETVVLRYFNVFGPRQDPASQYAAVVPRFVSAALAGAPPVIYGDGEQTRDFTFVANVVRANLQAAAAAGVGGEIFNIASGERISVNELWRRIRELTGAELEPVHEPPRAGDVRDSLASLDKAERLDYQPAVGLSEGLERTIEFFAAAPARG; this is encoded by the coding sequence ATGCGTTACCTGGTCACAGGCGGGGCCGGCTTCATCGGCTCGCATCTGGCGGAAGAGCTGGTGAACGCGGGGCACCGGGTGGTGGTGCTGGACGATTTCTCGACCGGCACCCGGGAGAACCTGGCCACTGTGCTGGAGGCCCTCGAGCTGGTCGAGGGAAGCATCGTGGATCCGGAGGTGTGCGCCCGCGCGAGCGCAGGTGCGGACGTGGTGTTCCACCAGGCGGCACTGCCCTCGGTGCCGCGTTCCGTTCGGGAGCCGCACACGACCCACGAGGTGAATGCCACGGGCACGCTGAATCTTCTGGTCGCCGCCCGGGACGCCGGCGTGCGCCGGGTGGTATACGCCGGGTCCTCGTCCGCGTACGGCAATGCGCCCGAGCTGCCCAAACGCGAGGACATGGAGGCCGCCCCCCTTTCCCCCTACGCGGCGTCCAAGTTGGCCGGTGAGATGTACTGCCGGGCGTTCTATGAGGCCTACGGCCTGGAGACGGTCGTGCTACGCTACTTCAACGTCTTCGGGCCGCGGCAGGACCCGGCGTCGCAATACGCGGCCGTGGTACCTCGCTTCGTCAGTGCGGCGCTGGCGGGCGCGCCGCCCGTGATCTACGGCGATGGCGAGCAGACGCGCGACTTCACATTTGTGGCCAATGTGGTGCGTGCGAACCTGCAGGCGGCGGCCGCCGCTGGCGTAGGGGGCGAGATATTCAACATCGCGTCCGGCGAGCGGATCAGCGTGAACGAGCTGTGGCGGCGGATCCGCGAGCTGACAGGTGCTGAGCTGGAGCCGGTGCACGAGCCGCCGCGGGCCGGTGATGTGCGCGACTCGCTTGCCTCGCTGGACAAGGCGGAGCGCCTCGATTACCAGCCCGCGGTCGGGCTTTCGGAGGGCCTCGAGCGCACCATCGAATTCTTCGCTGCGGCGCCGGCGCGCGGTTGA
- a CDS encoding NTP transferase domain-containing protein has product MKGVVLAGGLGTRMYPLTRVTNKHLLPVYDRPMVFYPIEKLVEAGIEDILVITGGNHAGEFLRLLGNGNEFGLKHLNYAYQEGEGGIAAALSLAEHFADGEPIVVILGDNLFQDSIAGAVRRFREEGGGALVVLKEVDDPERFGVPVLDGGRVVRIVEKPAVAPSRYAVTGVYLYDARVFEIIGTLEPSRRGELEITDVNNRYIEWGSLSYEVLEGWWTDAGTFESLYRASSLVRQHRLEQAAGAGSIESAGAAAGIAVPAKGGA; this is encoded by the coding sequence ATGAAAGGCGTCGTGCTGGCCGGAGGCCTGGGCACACGGATGTATCCGCTGACCCGGGTGACCAACAAGCACCTGCTGCCCGTGTATGATCGCCCGATGGTCTTCTATCCCATCGAGAAGCTGGTCGAGGCGGGGATCGAGGATATCCTGGTGATCACGGGCGGGAATCACGCGGGGGAATTCTTGCGCCTGCTGGGTAACGGCAATGAGTTCGGGTTGAAGCACCTGAACTACGCGTATCAGGAAGGGGAGGGCGGGATTGCGGCGGCGCTCTCGCTGGCGGAGCATTTTGCCGACGGCGAACCGATTGTCGTTATCCTGGGGGACAACCTGTTCCAGGACTCGATAGCTGGGGCGGTGCGCCGATTCCGGGAAGAGGGGGGCGGCGCCCTGGTCGTGCTCAAGGAGGTGGACGATCCGGAACGGTTTGGCGTGCCCGTGCTGGACGGCGGGCGTGTGGTGCGCATCGTCGAGAAGCCTGCGGTCGCGCCCTCGCGCTACGCCGTGACCGGCGTGTACCTGTATGACGCCAGGGTGTTCGAGATCATTGGTACGCTCGAGCCTTCACGGCGGGGCGAGCTCGAGATCACGGATGTAAACAACCGCTACATTGAATGGGGCAGCCTGAGCTACGAGGTGCTGGAAGGCTGGTGGACGGATGCCGGCACGTTCGAGAGCCTGTACCGTGCCAGCAGCCTGGTTCGGCAGCATCGGCTGGAGCAGGCGGCTGGCGCGGGCAGCATCGAGTCAGCGGGGGCAGCCGCGGGTATTGCCGTGCCCGCCAAGGGGGGAGCATGA
- a CDS encoding FkbM family methyltransferase: protein MLHGITRLVKGAAERFGFFLDRYPPANSLERRLRAVLKGNEINCVLDVGAHCGEFGLKLRRLGYDGDIISFEPVPESFRELCRRCARDPRWHARQVALGATNGSVLINVMGGTNFSSILEPTEYALTQFGDRAGVVRTTIVPMRRVEVILNECAARFDPLSLFLKIDTQGYDFQVLEGAGSRIEAIQLLQIEISVKPLYKGVKGFLESIGYLNQLGFEISGFFPAVEDDRHRVIEFDCLLQRIA, encoded by the coding sequence ATGCTCCATGGCATTACGCGTTTGGTAAAGGGAGCCGCCGAGCGTTTCGGTTTCTTCCTTGATCGGTACCCGCCAGCGAATTCGCTGGAGCGGCGGCTCCGAGCCGTGCTGAAGGGAAACGAGATCAACTGCGTGCTAGATGTGGGCGCACATTGCGGCGAGTTCGGGCTGAAGCTGCGCCGACTTGGCTATGATGGAGACATTATCTCGTTCGAGCCAGTTCCCGAGAGCTTTCGCGAGCTTTGTCGGAGGTGCGCTCGGGATCCCAGGTGGCATGCCCGACAGGTTGCGCTGGGTGCTACCAACGGCAGCGTGCTCATAAATGTCATGGGGGGAACCAATTTCTCCTCTATTCTGGAACCCACGGAATACGCCTTGACCCAATTTGGAGACAGAGCCGGCGTGGTGCGAACGACAATCGTACCGATGCGTCGTGTTGAAGTCATTCTGAATGAATGCGCCGCGCGCTTTGACCCCTTGTCGCTCTTCCTGAAGATCGACACCCAGGGATACGACTTCCAGGTTCTGGAGGGGGCGGGCTCCCGAATCGAGGCGATTCAATTGTTGCAGATCGAGATTTCGGTGAAGCCGCTTTACAAGGGCGTGAAGGGGTTTCTCGAGTCGATCGGCTACTTGAACCAGCTCGGATTCGAGATTAGCGGCTTTTTCCCCGCTGTGGAGGATGATCGGCATCGCGTGATTGAATTCGATTGTCTTTTGCAGCGTATCGCCTGA
- a CDS encoding GDP-mannose 4,6-dehydratase: MKASPRAILVTGAAGFIGSHLVEKLLERGERVIGVDNLDAFYSPAEKRRNLSAPLGHNEFRLVEADCADLETLDRELAGETIDVIVHLAAKAGVRPSIRDPIGYTRANVLGTQSILELARRRGVTRFIFGSSSSVYGNNPKLPFSEADPVDRPISPYAATKRAGEILCHVYHHLHGISVLALRFFTVYGPRQRPDLAIRKFATLMLRGEPIPMYGDGSTERDYTWIEDILQGVLAAIDRTRNAPAEFEIVNLGESRTTSLRKLIELIAGALGLEPRIEQHPFQPGDVLRTCADVSKARQLLGYAPGTPVEAGIPRFVAWLRAQPGPGGEPAGAAQLRDIASAGGSAD, translated from the coding sequence ATGAAGGCCAGCCCCCGCGCCATCCTGGTGACCGGCGCCGCCGGCTTCATTGGGAGCCACCTGGTAGAAAAACTGCTGGAGCGCGGGGAACGCGTGATCGGCGTCGACAACCTCGATGCCTTCTACTCCCCCGCCGAGAAGCGCAGGAACCTGTCCGCACCCCTGGGACACAATGAGTTCCGGCTCGTCGAAGCCGACTGCGCCGACCTCGAGACTCTGGATCGGGAGCTCGCAGGCGAAACCATCGACGTGATCGTGCACCTGGCAGCGAAGGCGGGAGTCCGGCCATCCATCCGCGATCCCATAGGTTACACGCGGGCCAACGTGCTGGGAACGCAGTCCATTCTCGAGCTGGCGCGGCGCCGCGGCGTGACCCGCTTCATCTTCGGCTCGTCCTCATCGGTCTACGGCAATAACCCCAAACTGCCCTTCTCAGAAGCCGACCCTGTGGACCGCCCCATCTCTCCCTACGCCGCGACCAAGCGGGCGGGCGAGATCCTGTGCCACGTCTACCATCATCTGCACGGTATCTCCGTCCTGGCGCTCCGCTTCTTCACCGTCTACGGCCCCAGGCAGCGCCCCGACCTCGCGATCCGCAAGTTCGCTACGCTCATGCTGCGAGGAGAGCCGATCCCCATGTACGGGGACGGGAGCACGGAGCGGGATTATACCTGGATCGAGGACATCCTCCAGGGTGTGCTCGCGGCGATAGACCGCACCCGCAACGCCCCGGCCGAGTTCGAGATCGTGAATCTGGGGGAGAGTCGGACCACCAGCCTGCGCAAGTTGATCGAGCTCATTGCCGGCGCACTCGGGCTCGAGCCACGCATCGAGCAGCACCCCTTTCAGCCGGGTGACGTACTCCGCACCTGTGCCGACGTAAGCAAGGCCAGACAGCTTCTGGGGTATGCGCCCGGCACGCCGGTCGAGGCCGGGATTCCCCGCTTTGTCGCCTGGCTCCGTGCCCAGCCCGGGCCGGGAGGCGAGCCAGCCGGTGCAGCCCAATTGCGCGACATTGCCAGCGCAGGTGGATCAGCCGACTGA
- a CDS encoding DegT/DnrJ/EryC1/StrS family aminotransferase, whose protein sequence is MPVPLLDLEAQYAALRDPLEEAIAELLASQSFILGPAVQRFERGVAAFVGVPHAIGCASGTDALLLTLRALQLDPGDEVIVPAFTFFATAGAVWNCGLRPVFADIDPETFSLDPADVEARLTDRTRAMVAVHLFGQMAPMEPLLELAARHSMTVIEDAAQAFGARQQIQGEWRHAGTAGAAGCFSFYPSKTLGGFGDGGMVVTRDGALADRLRKLRVHGGHKMYHHELVGTNSRLDALQAAVLSVKLPRLAGWLELRRRHASAYHDRLAGLAPELTVPACRAGTEHVYSVYTVRVQRRDELKRFLDAHGIGNAVYYPMPLHLQPCFAALGYRAGDLPASEQAAAEVISLPLYPELTRAQLEEVALRVEQFYSIS, encoded by the coding sequence ATGCCCGTTCCGCTGCTGGATCTCGAGGCACAATATGCGGCCCTGCGCGACCCGCTCGAGGAAGCCATCGCCGAGCTTCTGGCTTCCCAGAGCTTTATCCTGGGGCCGGCGGTGCAGCGCTTCGAGCGCGGAGTGGCCGCTTTCGTCGGTGTTCCACACGCCATCGGCTGCGCCAGCGGGACGGACGCGCTACTGCTCACGCTTCGGGCGCTGCAGCTCGATCCAGGCGACGAAGTCATCGTTCCCGCGTTCACCTTTTTTGCCACCGCCGGCGCGGTATGGAATTGCGGATTGCGCCCGGTCTTCGCCGACATCGATCCGGAGACGTTCAGCCTCGACCCGGCGGATGTTGAGGCCCGGCTCACGGATCGGACCCGTGCCATGGTAGCCGTCCATCTCTTCGGGCAGATGGCTCCCATGGAGCCGCTGCTCGAGCTGGCGGCGCGGCACAGCATGACGGTGATCGAGGATGCCGCGCAAGCTTTCGGCGCCCGCCAGCAGATCCAGGGCGAGTGGCGGCACGCCGGCACGGCTGGCGCGGCCGGCTGCTTTTCCTTCTACCCCAGCAAGACACTGGGCGGGTTCGGCGACGGCGGCATGGTGGTCACGCGGGACGGCGCGCTGGCGGACCGGCTGCGCAAGCTGCGAGTGCACGGCGGCCACAAGATGTACCACCACGAGCTGGTAGGCACGAACTCCCGTTTAGACGCGCTGCAGGCCGCCGTGCTGAGCGTCAAACTGCCCCGCCTCGCGGGCTGGCTCGAGCTGCGGCGGCGGCACGCCTCGGCCTACCACGATCGGCTCGCCGGGCTGGCTCCCGAGCTGACGGTGCCGGCGTGCCGCGCGGGCACCGAGCACGTCTACAGCGTCTACACTGTGCGGGTCCAGCGGCGCGATGAGCTGAAGCGATTTCTGGACGCGCACGGCATCGGCAACGCGGTGTACTACCCGATGCCGCTGCACCTTCAGCCCTGCTTCGCGGCATTGGGCTACCGGGCAGGGGACCTGCCGGCCAGTGAACAAGCTGCGGCGGAAGTTATCAGCCTGCCGCTTTATCCCGAGTTGACGCGGGCGCAGTTGGAGGAGGTGGCACTGCGGGTGGAACAGTTTTATTCTATTTCTTGA